One genomic region from Streptomyces sp. NBC_01304 encodes:
- a CDS encoding Lrp/AsnC family transcriptional regulator — protein MESNGFDDLDLRLLHALEVDARASFSKIAGVLGVSDQTVARRFRKLRSEAGLRVVAVRCASARPGNEYWMLRLRCTPEGSTTIAEALARRPDTTWIGLTSGGTEVVCTTRARSRDDTDELLLGKLPRTPHIVEIRAHQMLHRFYGGPSGWLAKTGALTKDEAAELSPGPHPQAGPAVIAAQDESLVAALEEDGRATYPELQKATGRSESAVKRRLAQLIGSGAIFIDVEFNTEYFGFRTSAMLSITAAPRFLNTVGEALARHEEIAYAAATTGPSNLMAVVVTRDSAHLYEYLSERLGMLEGVEHVDTMPFLRRVKQLTYRQFRG, from the coding sequence GTGGAATCCAACGGATTCGATGACCTCGACCTGAGGCTGCTGCACGCCCTGGAGGTCGATGCCCGTGCCTCCTTCAGCAAGATCGCCGGTGTGCTCGGTGTCTCCGACCAGACCGTCGCGCGGCGCTTTCGCAAGCTGCGGAGCGAGGCCGGGCTGCGGGTGGTGGCCGTGCGCTGCGCCTCCGCGCGACCCGGCAACGAGTACTGGATGCTGCGGCTGCGCTGCACCCCGGAAGGCTCGACGACGATCGCCGAGGCACTGGCGCGGCGGCCCGACACGACCTGGATCGGGCTGACTTCGGGCGGCACGGAGGTGGTCTGCACCACCCGGGCCCGAAGCCGGGACGACACCGACGAGCTGCTCCTGGGCAAGCTGCCGCGTACCCCGCACATCGTCGAGATCCGCGCCCACCAGATGCTGCACCGCTTCTACGGCGGCCCGTCCGGCTGGTTGGCGAAGACCGGTGCCCTCACCAAGGACGAGGCCGCCGAGCTCTCCCCCGGGCCGCATCCTCAGGCAGGGCCCGCGGTGATCGCCGCGCAGGACGAGTCGCTGGTCGCCGCGCTGGAGGAGGACGGGCGGGCCACGTATCCGGAGTTGCAGAAGGCGACGGGCCGCTCCGAGTCGGCGGTCAAGCGCCGGCTCGCCCAACTGATCGGCTCGGGCGCGATCTTCATCGATGTCGAGTTCAATACCGAGTACTTCGGCTTCCGCACCTCCGCGATGCTGAGCATCACCGCCGCGCCGCGCTTCCTGAACACGGTGGGCGAGGCGCTCGCCCGGCACGAGGAGATCGCCTACGCCGCGGCGACCACGGGCCCGTCCAACCTGATGGCGGTCGTGGTCACCCGGGACTCCGCGCACCTGTACGAGTATCTGAGCGAGCGGCTCGGGATGCTCGAAGGGGTCGAGCACGTCGACACGATGCCGTTCCTGCGGCGCGTCAAGCAGTTGACGTACCGGCAGTTCCGCGGCTAG